A single window of Salmo salar chromosome ssa21, Ssal_v3.1, whole genome shotgun sequence DNA harbors:
- the tex30 gene encoding testis-expressed protein 30 produces the protein MDTIQEDSMTIPFGAKHLVAVLSIPANASDVQTAVILTHGAGGDMNFKHLVSLAHALSSNGLLCLRFTCKGLNLVYRVKAYHAVWEYLKNLEKFTIRNIFLGGRSMGSRAASALARQLSGGSEDALQGLVCLSFPLHPPGLTHAHRQRSEDLRALPKEVPVLFLSGTADNMCEKILLDDVLKEMKSPATVHWIEGGSHGLTVKGRAEESVLDEVNSHVVSWILEHT, from the exons ATGGACACGATTCAAGAG GACAGCATGACAATACCTTTTGGGGCAAAACATCTAGTTGCTGTGTTGAGTATCCCAGCCAACGCTAGTGATGTGCAGACTGCCGTTATCCTGACGCACGGGGCTGGTGGGGACATGAACTTCAAGCATTTGGTTTCTCTTGCTCATGCACTTTCATCGAATGGCCTGCTATGTCTTCGCTTCACATGTAAAGGTTTAAACCTGGTTTACAGAGTGAAGGCTTACCATGCCGTTTGG GAATACTTGAAAAATCTTGAGAAATTCACAATAAGAAACATATTTCTTGGTG GACGTTCTATGGGGTCTCGTGCTGCCTCTGCCCTGGCCAGGCAGCTCAGTGGTGGGTCAGAGGATGCATTGCAGGGACTGGTCTGTCTGTCCTTTCCCCTACACCCTCCAGGACTGACACACGCTCATCGACAGCGGAGTGAGGACCTCAGGGCGCTGCCCAAGGAGGTGCCTGTACTGTTTCTGTCTGGTACTGCAGACAACATGTGTGAGAAG ATCCTTCTGGATGATGTGTTAAAGGAGATGAAGTCTCCAGCGACTGTTCACTGGATTGAAGGAGGCAGCCATGGGCTTACAGTGAAGGGAAGGGCTGAGGAGTCTGTGCTGGATGAAGTCAACTCACATGTCGTATCATGGATTTTGGAACATACTTGA
- the rmp64 gene encoding nucleolus and neural progenitor protein isoform X1 encodes MDVSMAEEPWNKVNIPFPSAVSTVHIPFGLSTGTCVKRVLEENEKVLKLLGSRVLQTEIRVLYELLYVLNNSLRQHKTFRILKQVEQCINRLKEMKLDAALLDLKELCPKKVQSQLAMETGQCDVPSQPMLEWLCLKVLGAARLMTCLLNHCTRAFILAKQHLHSKEFIMLNVVLTSMLSRLWVFFRGILGSLAPLYQHLLELLKEVSQAQAMAFLIDFTLPAGMAEFLGPSDSSLLKMQHSRAPKGLGVKGASRSSVLNRLFREEGEERREQALGGPSNRKSSKVDLGTAVLLQRTGDTGAVSGFDMKQLLKRTHGGITEVSTEQVQPSLLDAAVIGQKRKFLKQLRTAPTFSNMAAHLEQVMRWCESRKLRQEKGRLTFLNLKCQRMKCLESEGCSVQGKLTRYKREVCWALSLRGAVPRTCQPLKTLWRRAHPRICFQPFRTAFEPITSAFCVNRKRSLRHKRNRSILPGTPGDVATMTDDQSLSNELSNQSRDTPVQKPLDLNETNIDDIFAFIGF; translated from the exons ATGGACGTGAGCATGGCTGAAGAACCGTGGAATAAAGTAAACATTCCCTTTCCAAGTGCGGTTTCAACTGTCCATATACCGTTCGGCCTCTCAACAG GTACATGTGTAAAACGTGTCCTGGAGGAAAATGAGAAAGTGCTCAAGTTGCTTGGCAGTCGAGTCCTGCAGACTGAGATCCGTGTCCTGTACGAGCTTCTCTATGTTCTCAATAACAGCCTCAGGCAACACAAGACTTTCAGGATTCTCAAACAG GTTGAGCAATGCATAAACCGGTTGAAGGAAATGAAGCTGGATGCTGCTCTTCTGGACCTGAAGGAGCTATGTCCAAAGAAAGTGCAAAG CCAGctggctatggagacaggtcagtgTGATGTACCCAGTCAGCCCATGCTGGAATGGCTTTGTCTCAAGGTGTTGGGAGCTGCCAGACTGATGACATGTCTGCTCAATCACTGCACCAGAGCCTTCat ACTAGCGAAGCAGCACCTCCACTCAAAGGAATTCATTATGTTGAACGTGGTGCTCACCAGCATGCTTAGTCGACTGTG GGTGTTCTTCCGGGGCATCCTGGGTAGCCTGGCCCCTCTCTACCAGCACCTCCTGGAGCTCCTGAAAGAGGTGTCCCAGGCTCAGGCAATGGCCTTCCTCATAGACTTCACCCTGCCTGCAGGGATGGCAGAGTTCCTCGGGCCCTCTGACTCTTCCTTGTTGAAGATGCAGCATTCCCGGGCCCCTAAGGGCCTTGGCGTGAAAGGAGCCTCCAGGTCCTCTGTGCTCAACAGACTgttcagagaggagggagaggagaggagggagcaggCTCTGGGTGGTCCCTCCAATAGGAAGAGCAGCAAAGTGGATCTGGGAACTGCAGTCTTACTCCAGAGAACTGGTGATACAG GTGCCGTCTCTGGATTTGATATGAAGCAATTGCTGAAACGAACCCATGGCGGTATCACAGAG GTGTCAACAGAACAAGTGCAGCCTTCATTACTGGATGCTGCTGTGATTGGTCAGAAGAGGAAGTTTCTGAAGCAACTGAGAACAGCCCCCACTTTCAGCAACATGGCCGCCCACCTGGAGCAAGTGATGCGATGGTGTGAAAGCAGGAAGCTGCGTCAGGAGAAGGGGCGTCTGACGTTCCTGAACCTGAAGTGCCAGAGGATGAAATGCCTGGAATCAGAGGGCTGCAG TGTACAAGGGAAACTAACGCGCTACAAACGGGAGGTTTGCTGGGCCCTGTCACTCAGAGGGGCGGTACCCAGGACCTGTCAGCCGCTGAAGACACTGTGGAGGAGGGCTCACCCTAGAATTTGCTTTCAGCCATTCAGGACTGCATTTGAACCAATCACAAGTGCATTCTGTGTCAACAGAAAACGGTCACTAAGACACAAGAGAAACAGGAGTATTTTACCAGGCACACCGGGGGATGTGGCCACGATGACTGATGACCAGTCCCTTAGCAATGAGCTTAGCAACCAAAGTAGAGACACTCCAGTTCAGAAACCCTTGGATCTGAATGAGACTAACATTGATGACATTTTTGCCTTCATAGGTTTTTAA
- the rmp64 gene encoding nucleolus and neural progenitor protein isoform X2, producing MRKCSSCLAVESCRLRSVSCTSFSMFSITASGNTRLSGFSNSQLAMETGQCDVPSQPMLEWLCLKVLGAARLMTCLLNHCTRAFILAKQHLHSKEFIMLNVVLTSMLSRLWVFFRGILGSLAPLYQHLLELLKEVSQAQAMAFLIDFTLPAGMAEFLGPSDSSLLKMQHSRAPKGLGVKGASRSSVLNRLFREEGEERREQALGGPSNRKSSKVDLGTAVLLQRTGDTGAVSGFDMKQLLKRTHGGITEVSTEQVQPSLLDAAVIGQKRKFLKQLRTAPTFSNMAAHLEQVMRWCESRKLRQEKGRLTFLNLKCQRMKCLESEGCSVQGKLTRYKREVCWALSLRGAVPRTCQPLKTLWRRAHPRICFQPFRTAFEPITSAFCVNRKRSLRHKRNRSILPGTPGDVATMTDDQSLSNELSNQSRDTPVQKPLDLNETNIDDIFAFIGF from the exons ATGAGAAAGTGCTCAAGTTGCTTGGCAGTCGAGTCCTGCAGACTGAGATCCGTGTCCTGTACGAGCTTCTCTATGTTCTCAATAACAGCCTCAGGCAACACAAGACTTTCAGGATTCTCAAACAG CCAGctggctatggagacaggtcagtgTGATGTACCCAGTCAGCCCATGCTGGAATGGCTTTGTCTCAAGGTGTTGGGAGCTGCCAGACTGATGACATGTCTGCTCAATCACTGCACCAGAGCCTTCat ACTAGCGAAGCAGCACCTCCACTCAAAGGAATTCATTATGTTGAACGTGGTGCTCACCAGCATGCTTAGTCGACTGTG GGTGTTCTTCCGGGGCATCCTGGGTAGCCTGGCCCCTCTCTACCAGCACCTCCTGGAGCTCCTGAAAGAGGTGTCCCAGGCTCAGGCAATGGCCTTCCTCATAGACTTCACCCTGCCTGCAGGGATGGCAGAGTTCCTCGGGCCCTCTGACTCTTCCTTGTTGAAGATGCAGCATTCCCGGGCCCCTAAGGGCCTTGGCGTGAAAGGAGCCTCCAGGTCCTCTGTGCTCAACAGACTgttcagagaggagggagaggagaggagggagcaggCTCTGGGTGGTCCCTCCAATAGGAAGAGCAGCAAAGTGGATCTGGGAACTGCAGTCTTACTCCAGAGAACTGGTGATACAG GTGCCGTCTCTGGATTTGATATGAAGCAATTGCTGAAACGAACCCATGGCGGTATCACAGAG GTGTCAACAGAACAAGTGCAGCCTTCATTACTGGATGCTGCTGTGATTGGTCAGAAGAGGAAGTTTCTGAAGCAACTGAGAACAGCCCCCACTTTCAGCAACATGGCCGCCCACCTGGAGCAAGTGATGCGATGGTGTGAAAGCAGGAAGCTGCGTCAGGAGAAGGGGCGTCTGACGTTCCTGAACCTGAAGTGCCAGAGGATGAAATGCCTGGAATCAGAGGGCTGCAG TGTACAAGGGAAACTAACGCGCTACAAACGGGAGGTTTGCTGGGCCCTGTCACTCAGAGGGGCGGTACCCAGGACCTGTCAGCCGCTGAAGACACTGTGGAGGAGGGCTCACCCTAGAATTTGCTTTCAGCCATTCAGGACTGCATTTGAACCAATCACAAGTGCATTCTGTGTCAACAGAAAACGGTCACTAAGACACAAGAGAAACAGGAGTATTTTACCAGGCACACCGGGGGATGTGGCCACGATGACTGATGACCAGTCCCTTAGCAATGAGCTTAGCAACCAAAGTAGAGACACTCCAGTTCAGAAACCCTTGGATCTGAATGAGACTAACATTGATGACATTTTTGCCTTCATAGGTTTTTAA
- the slc10a2 gene encoding ileal sodium/bile acid cotransporter — MNTPMTTAAVALATCHTNATICSGTSCLVAPSNYNKNLSLVLSIVLTVMLAMVMFSMGCTVEAGKLWGHIKRPWGIFIGFLCQFGIMPFTAFALSLAFNVLPVQAVVIIIMGCCPGGSSSNIIAYWLDGDMDLSISMTACSSILALGMMPLCLLIYTSVWTSADTIQIPYQSIGITLVSLLIPVALGIYVKNKWPQTAKKILKVGSIVGLLLIIIIAVVGGVLYQSSWTISPSLWIIGAIYPFVGFTLGFFMARFVGQPWHRCRTIALETGFQNSQLCSTIVQLSFSPEDLEVMFAFPLIYSIFQLVVAVLSVGAYQMYKRKCGGGSSELDSEGAEGDAEAPPKDKQEYALENGGFECDENGNNGGKGKITQM; from the exons ATGAACACACCAATGACAACGGCTGCCGTGGCATTGGCCACCTGCCACACCAACGCCACGATATGCTCGGGCACGTCGTGCCTGGTGGCCCCCAGCAACTACAACAAGAACCTGAGCCTAGTTCTCAGCATTGTGCTGACCGTCATGCTGGCCATGGTCATGTTCTCCATGGGCTGCACTGTGGAGGCCGGTAAGCTGTGGGGACACATCAAGAGGCCATGGGGAATTTTTATCGGCTTCTTGTGCCAGTTCGGCATCATGCCCTTCACCGCCTTCGCCCTGTCGCTGGCCTTCAACGTGCTGCCCGTGCAGGctgtcgtcatcatcatcatgggCTGCTGTCCCGGTGGCTCCAGCTCTAATATCATTGCCTACTGGCTGGACGGAGACATGGACCTCAG TATCAGCATGACAGCCTGCTCCTCTATCCTGGCCCTGGGGATGATGCCTCTGTGTCTGCTCATCTACACGTCTGTCTGGACCTCTGCTGACACCATCCAGATCCCCTACCAAAGCATAG GTATCACCTTGGTGTCCCTCCTCATCCCCGTCGCCCTGGGAATCTACGTCAAAAACAAGTGGCCCCAAACAGCCAAAAAGATCCTCAAG GTGGGTTCCATAGTTGGCTTGCTCCTCATCATCATAATTGCAGTGGTAGGTGGGGTGCTGTACCAGTCCTCCTggaccatctctccctctctctggatcatcGGAGCCATCTACCCCTTCGTAGGCTTCACCCTGGGCTTCTTCATGGCCCGCTTTGTAGGACAACCCTGGCACAG GTGTCGTACCATCGCCCTGGAGACAGGCTTCCAGAACTCCCAGTTGTGCAGCACCATCGTCCAGCTGTCGTTCTCCCCTGAAGACCTGGAGGTCATGTTCGCCTTCCCTCTCATCTACAGCATCTTCCAACTGGTGGTGGCCGTCTTGTCTGTTGGAG CTTACCAGATGTATAAGAGGAAGTGTGGAGGGGGTTCGTCTGAGTTAGACAGCGAGGGAGCAGAGGGGGACGCTGAGGCACCTCCTAAGGATAAGCAGGAGTACGCCCTGGAAAATGGAGGCTTTGAGTGCGACGAGAATGGCAACAACGGAGGAAAGGGCAAGATCACCCAGATGTGA
- the gtpbp8 gene encoding GTP-binding protein 8 isoform X2 yields the protein MFCRRLWLKPGTGFWTASQQGAHNLASFHQASLLPQRKLRGLLFPFSELEPHLACSVDRGHFQLFQPSVEDITKAEKLFSPSPSHKIDYHTSAVRMEHAPSQNQPEVCFIGRSNVGKSSLIRALFSLAPDVEIRVSKTPGHTKKMNFFKVGKAFTMVDMPGYGYRAPKDFVEMVEHYLGSRKNLVRTFLLVDGSVGLQEADMIALEMCEEFSRPYVIVVTKIDKCRQGVLLTNLLQLQDTITQTVSCFPQPFLVSSLHFSGIYLLRCFIAHVTGSIQLGDTCQS from the exons ATGTTCTGCAGGAGGCTATGGCTAAAGCCAGGGACTGGATTTTGGACTGCATCCCAGCAGGGTGCTCACAATCTGGCTTCTTTCCATCAAGCCTCCCTGCTCCCCCAGAGAAAGCTCCGGGGCCTGCTGTTCCCCTTCAGTGAGCTGGAGCCCCACTTGGCTTGCTCAGTGGATAGGGGCCACTTCCAGCTCTTCCAGCCCAGTGTGGAGGACATAACCAAGGCAGAGAAACTCTTCTCCCCATCCCCCTCACACAAGATTGATTACCACACCTCCGCCGTGAGGATGGAACACGCACCCTCACAGAACCAGCCAGAG GTGTGTTTCATCGGCAGGAGTAATGTGGGGAAGTCGTCTCTCATCAGAGCTCTGTTCTCCCTGGCTCCTGATGTAGAAATTAGAGTCTCCAAAACACCA GGCCATACCAAGAAGATGAACTTTTTCAAAGTGGGCAAAGCTTTCACCATGGTGGACATGCCTGGTTATGGATACAGGGCTCCCAAGGACTTTGTGGAGATGGTGGAGCACTATCTGGGTTCAAGAAAAAA TCTGGTGAGGACCTTCCTATTGGTGGACGGCAGTGTTGGGCTGCAGGAGGCAGATATGATCGCACTGGAGATGTGTGAAGAGTTCAGTCGGCCTTACGTG ATTGTGGTGACCAAGATCGATAAGTGCCGCCAGGGGGTGCTGTTGACTAACCTGCTGCAACTTCAGGACACCATAACACAAACTGTTAGCTGCTTCCCACAGCCCTTCCTGGTCAG TTCTCTCCATTTTTCGGGGATATACCTGCTCCGATGTTTCATTGCCCATGTGACCGGGAGCATTCAGCTGGGAGACACTTGTCAAAGCTGA
- the gtpbp8 gene encoding GTP-binding protein 8 isoform X1: MFCRRLWLKPGTGFWTASQQGAHNLASFHQASLLPQRKLRGLLFPFSELEPHLACSVDRGHFQLFQPSVEDITKAEKLFSPSPSHKIDYHTSAVRMEHAPSQNQPEVCFIGRSNVGKSSLIRALFSLAPDVEIRVSKTPGHTKKMNFFKVGKAFTMVDMPGYGYRAPKDFVEMVEHYLGSRKNLVRTFLLVDGSVGLQEADMIALEMCEEFSRPYVIVVTKIDKCRQGVLLTNLLQLQDTITQTVSCFPQPFLVRVFHAQQFPVCIKNVCTTQGHPAHMTTVGSIGVNMGQHLHLVVHATTI; encoded by the exons ATGTTCTGCAGGAGGCTATGGCTAAAGCCAGGGACTGGATTTTGGACTGCATCCCAGCAGGGTGCTCACAATCTGGCTTCTTTCCATCAAGCCTCCCTGCTCCCCCAGAGAAAGCTCCGGGGCCTGCTGTTCCCCTTCAGTGAGCTGGAGCCCCACTTGGCTTGCTCAGTGGATAGGGGCCACTTCCAGCTCTTCCAGCCCAGTGTGGAGGACATAACCAAGGCAGAGAAACTCTTCTCCCCATCCCCCTCACACAAGATTGATTACCACACCTCCGCCGTGAGGATGGAACACGCACCCTCACAGAACCAGCCAGAG GTGTGTTTCATCGGCAGGAGTAATGTGGGGAAGTCGTCTCTCATCAGAGCTCTGTTCTCCCTGGCTCCTGATGTAGAAATTAGAGTCTCCAAAACACCA GGCCATACCAAGAAGATGAACTTTTTCAAAGTGGGCAAAGCTTTCACCATGGTGGACATGCCTGGTTATGGATACAGGGCTCCCAAGGACTTTGTGGAGATGGTGGAGCACTATCTGGGTTCAAGAAAAAA TCTGGTGAGGACCTTCCTATTGGTGGACGGCAGTGTTGGGCTGCAGGAGGCAGATATGATCGCACTGGAGATGTGTGAAGAGTTCAGTCGGCCTTACGTG ATTGTGGTGACCAAGATCGATAAGTGCCGCCAGGGGGTGCTGTTGACTAACCTGCTGCAACTTCAGGACACCATAACACAAACTGTTAGCTGCTTCCCACAGCCCTTCCTGGTCAG ggtttttcacgctcaacagtttcccgtgtgtatcaagaatgtgtGTACCACCCAAGGACATCCAGCACacatgacaactgtgggaagcattggagtcaacatgggccagcatctacaccttgtagtccatgctacGACAATTTGA